The Chloroflexus aggregans DSM 9485 genome segment GAGCCGTTGAGCGCGGATCAAAGCGGCCAATGAATTCTTTGCCGCTATTCTCAACGTAGGCGTAGATTTCAGACCCCATCGGCTCAACCACGTTGACCGATGCTTTCACCTTCGCCCGCTCGTCCACGCCACGCGGCACATAATGGGCATCGTGTAGGTCTTCTGGGCGAATACCGAAATAGACCGTCTTGCCAATATGACTACTCACGTGATCGAGCTTGCTCTGTGGTACCGGTAAAACAAACTCTTTCCCGACCACAACACTTACCCCACCGTCAGTACGTTCGAGCCGTGCCTCGAAGAAGTTCATTGCCGGGCTGCCGATAAAACCGGCGACAAACATATTCGCCGGATGATCGTACAGATTCTGCGGTGTATCGATCTGCTGCAAAATCCCATCACGCATCACCGCAATGCGCGAACCCATCGTCATCGCTTCGGTCTGGTCGTGGGTTACGTAGATGAAGGTAGTCTTGAGGCGTTGGTGGAGCTTGCTGATCTCGGCACGAGTTTGCACGCGCAGCTTGGCGTCAAGGTTCGAGAGCGGCTCGTCCATCAAGAAGACGGCCGGGTCGCGCACAATGGCCCGGCCAAGCGCGACTCGCTGACGTTGACCGCCGGAT includes the following:
- a CDS encoding ABC transporter ATP-binding protein, whose amino-acid sequence is MASIKYDHVWKRFGEVTVLKNLDLDIADGEFLVLVGPSGCGKSTALRCLAGLEEVTEGRIFIGDRDVTDIPPKDRDIAMVFQSYALYPHMSVYDNMAFGLKLRRVPKAEIDRRVKEAAEMLSIAHLLDRKPKALSGGQRQRVALGRAIVRDPAVFLMDEPLSNLDAKLRVQTRAEISKLHQRLKTTFIYVTHDQTEAMTMGSRIAVMRDGILQQIDTPQNLYDHPANMFVAGFIGSPAMNFFEARLERTDGGVSVVVGKEFVLPVPQSKLDHVSSHIGKTVYFGIRPEDLHDAHYVPRGVDERAKVKASVNVVEPMGSEIYAYVENSGKEFIGRFDPRSTARTGHTIEVVFDMEKMHIFDRETEKALT